The DNA region TTGTCTTCCTCGGGTCAACAGTCTCGACGCGGCAACCAGCCGCTTCGGCCTTGTATTCGAGGAAGGATTTGAGCTGCTCGTAGCTCCACCCATGGTGTCTGCGCCGCTGGCGCTTGCCACGCTGCTTGGTGGTGGAGCGAATGCCCTTGAGGTTTTCCAGCACGATCACGGACCCGTTGCCGGCCATATCTACGATCCTCTTGGAGAGGACGTGGTCACAATCGCGCCTGAACCGTTGCTGCCGGTGCCTGACGCGCCGAAGATGGCGCCTGGCGGAGGCAGTGCCTTTGGCCTGAAGATTGCGTTTGAGCCGGAAATACCGTTTTTCGATTTCCTTCCAGCGAGCTTCGCCCAGGAAGACATTCCCGGCCGTAACCGCTGGGCG from Deltaproteobacteria bacterium includes:
- a CDS encoding transposase, with the translated sequence ANTHAAAILAKAVEFDSSDLLYRDGTWWLHSVLPLPDEPFSPTGKAVGVDLGINRPAVTAGNVFLGEARWKEIEKRYFRLKRNLQAKGTASARRHLRRVRHRQQRFRRDCDHVLSKRIVDMAGNGSVIVLENLKGIRSTTKQRGKRQRRRHHGWSYEQLKSFLEYKAEAAGCRVETVDPRKTSQRCSKCGYTARSNRKNQSLFVCGACGFSLNADLNAARNITWKYLAQGGMPALSGPPVNRPIVTHVEAKTS